A stretch of Pyrenophora tritici-repentis strain M4 chromosome 7, whole genome shotgun sequence DNA encodes these proteins:
- a CDS encoding Dimer-Tnp-hAT multi-domain protein, whose translation MPSIPAKRKPEAAEEADTPFKRAQRTRKPTLKALLGDGSQPTQPIELPESTPDPPTEPPTQVIEPPTRAIEPPCKPVQQPEERPRRASPLPILAASQASRLTDEPAWESQLMFDKPEDSIVQPLAFSSAATEASVEEDSAVSVDFRDFEGVDWSRLKGFVAPLSTPRGKASWIFQHGWRVWKEGTHHPDELYFVCKYCHIHKLPNGVHRVTKSTTAANGHLQLDKPGHRLSKDGPILSKPLRKHGQQSLRQAALSGVKFSLEAYKTIGNFDVQEFRQAAALWLVDNNRPLREFETPAFRKMIRLANPEAEAALWRSHNSVSAFVMRLYSWLRPQVVRALAEAESKVHISFDGWTTKGGKRGFFSVVAHYANSKGAIVDLPIALPQLVGAHTGEAIADAVTKILQSFSINRSKLGYFVLDNAYNNDTAVNKLAAMYHFSASDRRLRCACHILNLVGQTIMFGRDADAYNNALENTKMEDFYMKEWRKEGPLGVYLDIINYINTPKQWSIFEDCQREAVNSMPTGASGGTREPIKPCVTRWNSYYDCFKRGVQLQQAINAYATYHIRETEQADEQAAIRGNKLPDVPRWMRSDGLTAADWAVITEYMAILQPLKFATDRLQGRGKCGRFGALYEVIPVFESVITELDARLRPYESVNHEPSEAPEDHIPINLRAARRKASNYFTKILQSPIYYAATALHPRYKTYSKRFWRDKPTQLSTAHAKFLRVWAAYKPAAAATTPTPAPKPTMSSFDDAIDAILDEDGEHTLEVEDEYDSWLKEPMWTSDQHKEGPTAVQYWLSLKPKYPHLSRLAIDVLTIPASSSDCERVFAGTGDIIEPQRRKIGAQLLAALVCLQRWTRAGFTTPSTTTAAKHTDEELTEEFAIGTWEEPPAELS comes from the coding sequence atgccctctataccagcaaaacgcaagcccgaggctgccgaagaagctgatactcccttcaagcgagcacaacgtacgcgcaaacctacgctcaaagcgctgttgggtgacggcagccagccaacccagccgatagagctgccagaaagtacgccggatccgcctacagagccgcctacacaagttatcgagccgcccacacgggctattgaaccgccatgtaagcctgtacaacaacccgaggagcgccctcggcgggcatcaccactgcctattttggctgcctcacaagcctctcggctcactgatgagccagcctgggagtcgcagttaatgtttgataagccagaggactctattgtacagcctttagctttctctagcgctgccactgaggcttcggtggaggaggatagcgctgtgagcgtcgattttcgcgactttgagggcgtcgattggtcgcgattaaaggggtttgtcgcgccgctgagcactccacgaggcaaggcaagctggatttttcaacacggctggcgtgtctggaaggagggtactcaccacccagatgagttgtactttgtgtgcaagtactgtcatattcataagctacctaatggtgtacaccgagtaacgaagtcaaccactgccgccaacgggcacctccagcttgataaacctggtcatcggctcagcaaagatggtccaatcctaagcaaacctctccgcaaacatggacaacaatcacttcgtcaggcagctctaagcggtgtcaaatttagtctagaggcgtacaagactataggaaacttcgacgtacaagaatttcggcaggcagctgcgctctggctggtcgacaacaacagaccactccgcgagtttgagacgccggcttttcgcaagatgatcaggcttgctaatcctgaggcagaggcggcgttatggaggtctcataacagcgtgtcagcgttcgtgatgaggttgtacagttggctacggcctcaggtggtgcgcgcgttggctgaagccgagagcaaggtacatataagcttcgatgggtggacgacaaaaggcggcaaacgtggcttcttttctgtagttgctcactacgccaacagtaagggcgcgatagttgacctacccatcgcgctgccgcagctggtgggtgcccacactggtgaggcgatagctgacgctgtaaccaaaatcctgcaatccttcagcattaatcgcagcaaactcggctactttgtgctcgataacgcttacaataacgacaccgctgttaacaaactcgccgcgatgtaccacttttctgcctccgatcgccgcctccgctgcgcttgccacatacttaaccttgttggccaaacgattatgttcgggagggatgctgacgcgtataacaacgccctggagaacacaaagatggaggatttttacatgaaggagtggcggaaagaaggaccgcttggcgtgtatcttgatattatcaactacatcaacacgccgaagcagtggagtatttttgaagattgccaacgcgaggcagttaacagcatgcccacaggcgccagcggcggcactcgcgagccaattaagccgtgtgttacacgttggaacagctattacgactgctttaagcgcggagttcagctccaacaagctatcaacgcatacgccacgtaccacattcgcgagactgaacaggctgacgaacaggcagctattagaggaaacaagctgcctgatgtgccgcggtggatgaggtcagacggccttacggcggctgactgggcggtgattactgagtacatggcgatactgcagccgctcaagtttgctacagatcgcctccaaggccgcggcaagtgtggccgttttggcgcactctacgaggtcatcccagtatttgagagtgtgataactgagctggatgcacgccttcggccatacgaatcggtcaaccacgagccatctgaggcgcccgaagatcacatcccgatcaacctgcgagccgcgaggcgaaaagcgagcaattactttactaagatcctccaaagtcccatttactacgcagctacggcactacatccacgatataaaacatactctaagcgcttctggcgcgacaaacctacacaattgagcaccgcgcacgcgaagtttctgcgggtttgggctgcctacaagcctgccgctgctgccacaacaccaacccctgcgccaaaacctaccatgagcagctttgacgacgctatcgacgctatactagatgaggacggcgagcatacattggaggtggaggatgagtacgatagctggttaaaagagcctatgtggacgtctgatcaacacaaggagggtccaacagctgtacagtactggttatcgttgaagccgaagtatccacatctttcacgattggcgatcgacgtgttgactatacccgcctccagctctgattgtgagcgcgtttttgcgggaactggcgatataattgagccacaaaggcggaaaattggcgcgcagttactggctgctttggtgtgcttgcaacggtggactcgtgcaggttttacaacaccaagcacgacaacagcagcaaagcatactgatgaggagctcacggaagagtttgcgataggaacgtgggaagagccgcctgcagaattgtcatag
- a CDS encoding CDC6, Cdc6-related protein, AAA superfamily ATPase produces the protein MRLLHYNALGRPVLTDFRGKTIPPYAILSHRWSDSEILIEDILNGTYKEKEEGYRKLEFCANQAAQDELQYFWIDTCCIDRWDLCERSKAINSMFQWYKDAIRCYVFLSDVSVSIKTEPVQQSDWEASFRASDWFTRGWTLQELIVPVLVDFFSCERHHIGDRASLDQLIHNITGIPLAALRNSPLNGFPTSERKRWAENRRTTEEEDIVYCLLGILGVSMPTAYGEGQESAQRRLQAEVEAAGDAPSIIPFSQNPRFVGRESQLAKLEAKLFSNEQTTTTIAIVGPGGTGKSQLALEAAHRTRHNNKNCSVFWMDVSDKDSLYQSYASVAQKLSILGSDDDLADMKQIIERCVVEISTRHCLLIFDNTEDTTLQSSRSFTTGATDLADCLPQSKLCSVIFTTTNSNTAQALASQNVIALQELTPDTALKMLQTRLARPLANTEQQEAKYLLRKLLYLPLAIAQAAACMNTSGMTVQKYRTQLDEHEELALEYSGDSSEGMLSGPGVADPAAATLFFSMSHVRHDNALAADYLFLAACVDRKDISLELLEAASPQAREDAIKVLDKYALVTRRPAESALDLHRLVHQALRKWLQLRGQLRQWTQHTITQLLRVFPDNEHSNRSKWRRLLPHAQYALSHVLADDDDEQRLDLAWKCATTLYSDGRYEEAKELFVQVMETRKTKLGADHPDTLTSMANLASTYRNQGRWNDAEKLEVQVMETSKTRLGADHPDTLTSMANLASTYRNQGRWDDAEKLEMQVMETRKTKLGADHPDTLSSMANLAFTLHSQNRSREAFALMERCCQLREQVLGEQHPDTQSSLNTLTNWRAECKQINK, from the coding sequence ATGCGGCTTCTCCACTATAACGCCCTGGGAAGGCCTGTCTTGACAGATTTCCGCGGCAAAACAATCCCGCCCTACGCTATTCTGTCGCACAGATGGAGCGACTCCGAGATCCTTATCGAAGACATATTGAACGGAACCtacaaggagaaggaagaaGGCTATCGTAAGCTCGAGTTCTGTGCTAATCAAGCAGCGCAGGACGAGCTGCAGTACTTCTGGATCGACACTTGCTGCATCGACAGATGGGATTTGTGCGAGCGCTCGAAAGCGATTAACTCGATGTTCCAGTGGTACAAGGATGCGATACGATGCTACGTCTTCTTGTCAGACGTATCAGTGTCGATTAAGACAGAGCCGGTCCAACAGAGCGACTGGGAGGCATCATTCCGTGCGAGCGATTGGTTCACTCGGGGGTGGACGCTCCAAGAGCTAATTGTGCCAGTGTTAGTCGATTTCTTCTCGTGTGAAAGACATCACATAGGCGACAGAGCATCGCTTGATCAGCTAATACACAACATCACCGGCATTCCGCTCGCAGCACTACGCAACTCTCCTTTAAACGGGTTTCCTACATCAGAACGGAAGCGATGGGCCGAAAATCGGAGAACAACGGAAGAGGAAGACATAGTATACTGCCTGCTTGGGATTCTTGGTGTCTCTATGCCCACCGCGTATGGCGAAGGACAGGAGAGTGCACAACGCAGACTGCAGGCGGAAGTAGAGGCAGCTGGTGACGCACCATCGATTATCCCGTTTTCACAAAACCCTCGCTTTGTCGGTCGAGAGTCACAGCTTGCCAAGCTAGAAGCGAAGCTCTTCAGCAACGAACAAACCACGACCACGATAGCGATCGTTGGACCTGGCGGAACAGGCAAGTCGCAGCTCGCGCTCGAGGCTGCACACAGAACAAGGCATAACAACAAGAACTGTTCAGTCTTTTGGATGGACGTAAGCGACAAAGACAGTCTCTACCAGTCGTATGCAAGTGTAGCGCAGAAGCTTAGTATCCTAGGGTCGGATGATGACCTGGCGGACATGAAGCAGATCATAGAACGCTGTGTGGTAGAGATTAGTACGCGACACTGCTTGCTCATCTTCGACAACACTGAAGACACTACTCTACAATCTAGTCGTTCGTTCACAACAGGAGCTACAGATTTAGCTGACTGTCTGCCGCAGTCTAAGCTTTGTTCTGTCATCTTTACTACAACAAACAGTAACACAGCTCAAGCGCTTGCTTCACAAAACGTCATAGCGCTGCAAGAGCTAACACCAGACACTGCGCTAAAAATGCTGCAAACCCGCTTAGCAAGGCCACTCGCGAACACTGAGCAGCAAGAAGCTAAGTACTTGCTAAGGAAGTTGCTGTATCTGCCTCTTGCCATCGCACAAGCAGCAGCGTGCATGAATACTAGCGGCATGACAGTACAGAAGTACCGAACACAACTAGACGAGCACGAAGAACTAGCTCTCGAGTATAGCGGTGACTCGTCTGAGGGTATGCTAAGCGGCCCTGGCGTGGCAGATCCCGCCGCTGCTACACTTTTCTTCTCCATGAGCCACGTCCGCCATGATAATGCACTCGCTGCAGATTATCTTTTTCTCGCTGCATGCGTAGATCGAAAAGATATTTCGCTCGAGCTTCTAGAAGCAGCCTCACCGCAAGCAAGAGAAGATGCTATCAAAGTACTTGACAAGTATGCGCTCGTCACTAGGCGACCGGCTGAGTCTGCGCTCGATCTTCATCGACTGGTACACCAAGCCCTGCGCAAGTGGCTACAACTTCGGGGACAGCTTAGACAGTGGACTCAACACACTATCACACAGCTGCTCCGGGTGTTCCCTGACAACGAACACAGTAACAGAAGCAAGTGGAGACGACTGCTTCCGCATGCCCAGTATGCTCTGTCGCACGTTCTAGCggatgatgacgacgaacAGAGACTGGATCTTGCGTGGAAATGTGCAACGACTTTGTATAGTGACGGACGATACGAGGAAGCTAAGGAGCTGTTTGTGCAAGTGATGGAGACTCGCAAAACGAAGCTAGGAGCGGACCACCCCGACACGCTGACTAGCATGGCCAACCTAGCGTCGACATACAGGAACCAAGGCCGATGGAACGACGCTGAGAAGCTAGAGGTGCAAGTGATGGAGACAAGCAAGACGAGGCTAGGAGCGGACCATCCCGACACGCTGACTAGCATGGCCAACCTAGCGTCGACATACAGGAACCAAGGCCGATGGGACGATGCTGAGAAGCTAGAGATGCAAGTGATGGAGACTCGCAAGACGAAGCTGGGAGCGGACCATCCCGACACACTGTCCAGCATGGCCAACCTTGCCTTCACGCTGCACTCACAAAATCGTAGTAGGGAGGCTTTCGCATTAATGGAAAGATGCTGTCAGCTACGCGAGCAGGTTCTTGGCGAGCAACATCCTGATACGCAGTCGTCTCTTAACACGCTGACTAACTGGCGAGCGGAGTGTAAGCAGATTAATAAGTAA
- a CDS encoding Trichoplein multi-domain protein produces the protein MSCINAAIEAIESRDPGDKFTYSEVARRFGVDRSTLSRRHQQIRGSNEAKSRNQQLLHPHQELQLLEHIDELTEAGLPPTRTMIQNFASAIAGRAASQSWVTRFFHRHPDAIISRWSTGLDRNRHRADSVYKYESYFDLLSTKMAQHHIRAQDVYNMDEKGFLIGVTGRSKRVFSKQKYETGGFKKVIQDGNRDWITVIAAICADGSTLPPAIIYEATSGNMYARWVDDIAIDDPVYVTSSPSGWTNDQVGLAWLEQVFDRHTKEKAGNHTRLLILDGHGSHVTMEFIDYAIAHNIMLLVLPPHSTHTLQPLDVVMFKPLAAAYSLSLQHYLQASHGLLAVRKDDFYRLFKPAWDSSFIKKHALKAFKATGIAPIDPEVVLKKFRKSTLTAPPPLVNVSRATITNLINQAYDPSSIAANNLSEILLRLQAAKEIAEYEKDALRAALHVHQKPRNRHEPPLDLQQRKAFHSGAVWWSPCKLREARFRQLVKEKEKEKELLDKIELKEAKENNRIYQLKIKEAARAAREEAKKVRDEAKAVKAAELDAKRRDRDAAKAIQQPQSGKRKASKPAAKQQPKKRRVGGAGGGTLAEVAAPAPHQQPPDAAGPSILRQNIDRQSCRATSIDQYTGKSRDNSYCTWLRSLNFAVVAILVGCAARDYGHHAHRHVIDKITKNTNN, from the coding sequence atgagttgtatcaacgctgcgattgaagctattgaatcgcgtgatcccggagataaatttacatactctgaggttgcgcgccgctttggtgttgatcgctctacgttgtcgcgacgccatcaacagatccggggctcaaatgaagccaaatcacgtaatcagcaactccttcacccacaccaggagctacagcttctagagcacattgacgagcttactgaggctggcttaccaccgacgaggactatgatccagaactttgctagtgctatagccggaagggctgcctcccaaagctgggtgacgcgcttctttcaccgtcatcccgacgcgattatatcacgttggtcaactggtttggaccgcaatcgccaccgggctgattctgtatacaagtacgagtcgtactttgatctactatctactaaaatggctcagcaccatattcgggcgcaggatgtatataatatggatgagaagggattccttattggagtgacggggaggagtaagagagtgtttagtaagcagaaatatgagactgggggctttaagaaagtgatacaggacggcaacagagattggatcactgttatcgctgctatatgtgctgatgggagtacgttaccgcccgcgattatatacgaagctacttcgggcaacatgtacgccagatgggttgatgatatcgcaattgacgatccagtctacgttacctcaagtccctcagggtggaccaatgatcaggtaggcctggcatggctcgaacaggtgtttgatcgccatacgaaggagaaggccggcaatcacacacgcttactcatccttgacggccatgggagtcacgttactatggagtttattgactACGCGATCGCCCACAATATTATGTTACTCGTACTACCCCCCCATAGTACCCAtacgctgcagccactcgatgtggtaatgttcaaacctctggcagccgcgtactcactcagcttgcagcactacctccaggcgagccacggtctcttagctgtgaggaaggatgacttctaccgtcttttcaagcctgcctgggactcctctttcattaagaagcacgcgttgaaggcatttaaagccactgggatagctcctatagatcccgaagtagtacttaaaaagttccgaaagtcaacactaacagcaccgccgccactagtgaacgtgagtagagctactatcacgaacctcattaatcaggcctacgatccgagctctattgcggccaacaacctctcagaaatactcctccgcctccaggctgccaaagagatcgccgagtacgagaaggacgcactgcgcgcggcgctacacgttcaccagaagccccgcaatcggcacgaacctcccctagatctacagcagcgaaaagcgttccattcaggggcagtttggtggtcgccgtgcaagcttcgagaggcccgcttcaggcagctagtgaaggagaaggagaaggagaaagagctacttgataagatagagttgaaagaggcaaaggagaacaacaggatctatcaacttaagatcaaagaggcagcgcgggcggcgcgtgaggaggcaaagaaggtgcgggatgaagccaaggctgtaaaggctgccgaacttgacgccaaacgacgcgatcgcgacgctgcaaaggctatacaacaaccccaatcgggcaagcgtaaggcttcaaagcccgctgcaaagcaacagccaaaaaaacgacgcgtgggtggtgctggcggtggtactctggctgaggtggctgcaccggctccccaccaacaaccacccgacgcggccgggccgtcaatactccggcaaaatatagatagacaaagttgtagagctacgtctatagatcaatacaccggaaaatctcgcgataatagttattgtacgtggctgcgcagcctcaactttgccgtcgtcgcgatattggtggggtgtgcggcacgcgattatgggcatcacgcgcacagacacgttatCGATAAGATAACCAAAAACACCAACAATTGA